Genomic DNA from Alistipes indistinctus YIT 12060:
GGCCACTCGCTCGAAATAACCGTCGTAACGCGACCCCTTGACCAGGTGGATCATATCGACCTGCCACTCCTCACCCCCGTCGTCATACCAAAGGTGCCACTCGACACAAGCCTCCGGCGTATGCAACAGATTCGCCCCTTCAAACCTTTTCACGGCCGGATCGGCAACCAGCGCAGCCATCGCGGCAAAACTGTCGGAGAGCCTGAAAGGAGAGGAATAGATATGAAAATCGATGTCGCGGTGCTTCATCAACAAACCGGTTCTCAGCGAACCTACCAGATGCGCTTCGGCCCCAACGGCTTCCCAAGCCTCTACCACACGCAGTT
This window encodes:
- a CDS encoding nucleotidyltransferase domain-containing protein; protein product: MTDIVALAEANQRKAREVIAKLRVVEAWEAVGAEAHLVGSLRTGLLMKHRDIDFHIYSSPFRLSDSFAAMAALVADPAVKRFEGANLLHTPEACVEWHLWYDDGGEEWQVDMIHLVKGSRYDGYFERVAERIEAVITPRQRETVLRLKYETPDDEKIMGIEYYLAVIRDGIADYPAFVQWRKQQPADRIIEWIP